A genomic segment from Streptosporangium roseum DSM 43021 encodes:
- a CDS encoding TauD/TfdA family dioxygenase, with the protein MTGVIPEELAQLGPVTGQLDGNDHTTIVVYGLGPDMTDHLDWVAAHRDSLRAALAEHGAVLLRDLPADLDLFDRIVRVVGGDPLRYTERSTPRTSVTESIYTSTEYPADQPLPMHNENSYSDSWPGHLFFYCDTAAATGGATPIANSRAVFRLVPQEVRDRFADGVVYARAFREGLGLSWQESFQTDDPAAVEEYCARHGQTFEWTEDGLRTRHHRPSHQTEPLTGEQVWFNQANLFHVTSLDEEVREALLSLYDEADLPRNAYLADGTPIDPADLAAVKAAYDEASYGFPWRRGDLMIINNMLCAHGREPFTGARRILVAMTA; encoded by the coding sequence ATGACGGGTGTCATTCCCGAGGAACTGGCCCAGCTCGGGCCGGTGACCGGACAGCTCGACGGCAACGACCACACCACGATCGTGGTGTACGGTCTCGGGCCGGACATGACCGACCATCTCGACTGGGTGGCGGCCCACCGCGACAGCCTGCGGGCCGCCCTGGCCGAGCACGGCGCGGTGCTGCTCCGCGACCTGCCGGCCGACCTAGACCTGTTCGACCGGATCGTCCGGGTCGTCGGCGGTGACCCGCTGCGCTACACCGAACGCTCCACCCCCCGCACGTCCGTCACCGAGTCGATCTACACCTCCACCGAGTACCCGGCCGACCAGCCGCTGCCGATGCACAACGAGAACTCCTACTCGGACAGCTGGCCGGGTCACCTGTTCTTCTACTGCGACACCGCCGCGGCCACGGGCGGGGCCACCCCGATCGCCAACAGCCGCGCGGTGTTCCGCCTGGTCCCCCAGGAGGTGCGGGACAGGTTCGCCGACGGCGTCGTGTACGCCAGGGCGTTCCGGGAGGGGCTCGGCCTGTCCTGGCAGGAGTCCTTCCAGACCGACGACCCCGCGGCGGTCGAGGAGTACTGCGCGCGGCACGGGCAGACGTTCGAGTGGACCGAGGACGGCCTGCGCACCAGGCACCACCGGCCCTCCCACCAGACCGAGCCGCTCACCGGGGAGCAGGTCTGGTTCAACCAGGCGAACCTGTTCCACGTCACCAGCCTGGACGAGGAGGTCCGCGAGGCCCTGCTGTCGCTGTACGACGAGGCCGACCTGCCCCGCAACGCGTACCTGGCCGACGGCACCCCGATCGACCCGGCCGACCTCGCCGCGGTCAAGGCCGCCTACGACGAGGCCTCCTACGGGTTCCCCTGGCGCCGGGGCGACCTGATGATCATCAACAACATGCTGTGCGCCCACGGCCGTGAGCCGTTCACCGGCGCCCGCCGGATCCTGGTCGCCATGACGGCCTGA